In Reinekea thalattae, a genomic segment contains:
- a CDS encoding type II toxin-antitoxin system death-on-curing family toxin, protein MDLIFFPFERVIEINAFILKTEPGMKGSVDLNKLQGALGRIDNAIAYSGLCDVFEIAAKYTASIAVSHSLPDANKRTGLAVALEYLSLNDFELTADNSLLADAVRDLVLEKITELDFADLLYAQYIHEQSLSR, encoded by the coding sequence ATGGATTTAATCTTTTTCCCGTTTGAACGGGTAATTGAAATTAATGCATTTATTCTTAAAACTGAGCCAGGAATGAAAGGCTCAGTTGATCTCAATAAATTACAGGGTGCTTTGGGTAGGATCGATAATGCTATTGCCTACTCAGGCTTGTGTGATGTATTTGAAATAGCGGCTAAATACACAGCAAGCATCGCAGTGTCTCATTCCTTGCCCGATGCGAATAAACGTACCGGACTCGCTGTTGCCTTAGAGTATCTATCGTTAAACGACTTTGAGTTAACGGCAGACAATAGCCTGCTTGCAGATGCAGTGCGTGATCTCGTTCTTGAAAAAATCACCGAACTTGATTTTGCTGATTTACTTTATGCCCAATATATTCATGAGCAGAGCCTTAGTCGTTAG
- a CDS encoding acetyltransferase, translating to MNTTVEAYGVKAVERPKIEATKKLDLSGIEGQQIVRSETKLVLKTHKETFKKLADM from the coding sequence GTGAATACAACAGTTGAAGCTTATGGTGTAAAAGCAGTCGAGCGGCCAAAAATCGAGGCAACTAAAAAGCTCGATCTATCCGGTATAGAAGGTCAGCAAATTGTCCGGTCTGAAACCAAGTTAGTTTTAAAGACGCACAAAGAAACCTTTAAAAAATTGGCTGATATGTAA
- the phnF gene encoding phosphonate metabolism transcriptional regulator PhnF — protein sequence MPKPAMWQSIYQQLNQSIAEGAFAVGERLPTEAALAQRFGANRHTVRRALTALQEEGVVFSRRGAGTFVAERSTVYRLGKRTRLRQGIGRLSEQVGLTILYSETRPAKPKEAQKLALEEDALVHLIEGVRDLEGQPIGMFQHCYPAERMPNLPEVMKQSASVTEALTAVGIVDYERAETIIGADIADATKASLLACQVGGALLRTRSVDVDNNGKPIAYGQAWFVGNRLELEVSGL from the coding sequence ATGCCTAAGCCCGCCATGTGGCAATCTATTTACCAGCAACTCAATCAATCTATAGCCGAAGGTGCCTTTGCAGTCGGTGAACGCTTACCGACAGAGGCGGCCTTGGCACAGCGTTTTGGTGCCAATCGCCACACCGTGCGGCGAGCCTTAACGGCTTTGCAAGAAGAAGGCGTTGTCTTTAGTCGTCGTGGTGCAGGCACCTTTGTCGCTGAGCGTTCTACTGTCTATCGGTTGGGCAAACGAACACGTTTACGCCAAGGCATTGGCCGTTTGAGCGAACAGGTTGGGCTAACTATTTTGTATTCTGAAACACGGCCAGCGAAGCCGAAAGAAGCACAAAAATTAGCTTTGGAAGAAGATGCTTTGGTGCATCTCATTGAAGGCGTACGTGATTTAGAAGGCCAGCCCATTGGCATGTTTCAACATTGTTACCCTGCCGAGCGAATGCCCAATTTACCCGAAGTGATGAAGCAGTCTGCTTCGGTTACCGAAGCCCTAACCGCTGTTGGTATTGTCGATTATGAACGTGCCGAAACCATTATCGGGGCCGATATTGCCGATGCAACAAAGGCCAGTTTGCTAGCTTGTCAGGTCGGCGGTGCCTTGTTGCGCACTCGCTCTGTCGATGTCGATAATAACGGTAAGCCGATAGCCTATGGCCAAGCTTGGTTTGTTGGCAACCGGTTAGAGTTAGAAGTGTCTGGGTTGTAG
- the phnG gene encoding phosphonate C-P lyase system protein PhnG, giving the protein MKSTFTQAERQHWLSTLAKAPAEQLINQWSAINLSPEFSWIRAPETGTVMVQGRSGSSGNPFNLGETTVTRCSLVLVDETIGHGYIQGRNHAAAEIVALCDALLQQNNPLVLEQIIQPLETAAQQQAEQIKRKAAATKVDFFTLARGED; this is encoded by the coding sequence ATGAAATCGACCTTCACTCAAGCAGAGCGCCAACACTGGCTTTCTACCCTCGCCAAAGCACCGGCAGAACAGCTGATTAACCAGTGGTCGGCAATCAATCTGTCGCCCGAATTTTCTTGGATACGCGCCCCTGAAACCGGAACGGTGATGGTACAAGGGCGCTCAGGTTCCAGCGGCAACCCTTTCAATTTGGGCGAAACCACGGTGACTCGTTGCAGCCTAGTGCTGGTCGATGAAACCATCGGTCACGGCTATATACAGGGCCGAAATCACGCAGCAGCCGAAATTGTCGCGCTATGCGATGCCTTGCTGCAACAAAATAATCCACTGGTTTTAGAGCAAATAATCCAACCGTTAGAAACCGCGGCACAGCAACAGGCAGAACAAATTAAACGCAAAGCCGCAGCAACCAAAGTGGACTTCTTTACGCTTGCCAGAGGAGAAGACTGA
- the phnH gene encoding phosphonate C-P lyase system protein PhnH — protein MSQVTLSGGFKNAAIDSAKAFRAALDALSRPGSIQQIEGTEPPAPLSVAAGSLLLTLIDTDTALCLQGRYNCPAIQQWLRFHTGAPLVSAEQADFILTDWQHALPLSQFKQGSYDYPDRSATLIIEMDSFEGKDLKLTGPGIEIASYLSLPEAEALQKNHACYPLGVDFYFTHQTQIAGLPRSINVEIA, from the coding sequence ATGAGCCAAGTAACACTCAGCGGCGGTTTCAAAAATGCCGCCATCGATTCTGCCAAAGCCTTCCGTGCTGCATTGGATGCATTGTCACGCCCGGGCAGCATCCAACAAATAGAAGGTACTGAACCACCGGCACCACTTTCGGTCGCCGCTGGCAGTTTACTGTTAACACTAATCGACACAGACACCGCTCTTTGCTTGCAGGGCCGCTACAATTGCCCAGCCATTCAGCAATGGTTGCGGTTTCATACTGGCGCGCCGTTAGTGTCTGCCGAACAGGCCGATTTTATTCTCACAGATTGGCAACACGCCTTACCGTTAAGCCAATTTAAGCAAGGCAGTTACGACTACCCAGATCGCTCAGCGACATTGATTATCGAAATGGATTCATTCGAAGGCAAAGACCTTAAACTCACTGGGCCAGGTATCGAAATTGCCAGCTACCTGAGTTTGCCAGAAGCCGAAGCGCTGCAAAAAAACCATGCATGTTACCCGCTGGGCGTTGATTTTTATTTCACCCACCAGACTCAAATTGCTGGCTTGCCGCGCAGCATAAACGTGGAGATTGCCTAA
- a CDS encoding carbon-phosphorus lyase complex subunit PhnI translates to MYVAVKGGEKAIDNAHQWLDENRRGDINVAELETKQISQQLGLAVARVMAEGSLYDPELAALAIKQAQGDLIEAIFLMRAYRTTLPRLGSSEPINTEKMLCKRRISAIFKDLPGGQVLGPTYDYTHRLLDFKLLAEGKAPAAKEQAYEQSDMPHVHEFLNQEDIIQRDVDLGIRPHDLTREPLEFPADRPARLQALARGDEGFLLCIGYSTQRGYSRNHPFVGELRVGTVDVSMDIPELGFAIDIGCIEVTECNNVNQFSGNKKTPAQFTRGYGLVFGHQERKAISMALVDRAMQWQELGEDYQGSPAQDIEFMMSHCDNIQATGFVEHIKLPHYVDFQSELELVRTLRKDAAKDEGQA, encoded by the coding sequence ATGTACGTTGCCGTAAAGGGTGGCGAAAAAGCCATCGACAATGCACACCAGTGGCTCGACGAAAATCGCCGAGGCGACATTAATGTTGCCGAGTTGGAAACCAAGCAGATCAGCCAACAGTTAGGTCTTGCTGTGGCGCGTGTCATGGCCGAAGGCTCGTTGTACGATCCTGAACTAGCCGCGTTAGCAATCAAGCAGGCGCAAGGTGATTTAATCGAAGCGATTTTTTTAATGCGCGCCTACCGTACAACCTTACCGAGGTTGGGCTCCAGCGAACCGATCAACACCGAAAAGATGCTTTGCAAGCGACGTATCTCTGCCATTTTTAAAGACTTGCCCGGCGGCCAGGTTTTAGGCCCAACCTATGATTACACTCACCGGCTGTTGGACTTTAAATTACTTGCCGAAGGCAAAGCACCTGCAGCAAAAGAACAAGCATACGAACAAAGCGATATGCCGCATGTACATGAATTTTTAAATCAGGAAGACATCATTCAGCGCGATGTTGACCTTGGTATTCGGCCACACGATTTAACGCGCGAGCCGCTTGAATTTCCAGCCGACCGGCCTGCTCGTTTGCAAGCACTGGCGCGCGGCGACGAAGGTTTTTTACTCTGCATTGGCTATTCCACCCAGCGCGGTTATTCACGCAACCATCCCTTTGTTGGTGAATTGCGCGTCGGCACGGTTGACGTCAGCATGGATATTCCTGAGCTCGGTTTTGCCATCGACATCGGCTGCATAGAAGTGACCGAATGCAACAACGTTAACCAGTTTTCTGGTAACAAAAAAACGCCCGCACAATTTACCCGCGGCTACGGTTTGGTATTTGGTCATCAAGAACGTAAAGCCATTTCGATGGCACTGGTCGACCGCGCTATGCAGTGGCAAGAACTCGGCGAAGACTATCAAGGCTCTCCGGCGCAAGACATTGAATTTATGATGTCGCATTGCGACAACATTCAAGCCACCGGTTTTGTTGAACACATTAAGTTACCGCATTACGTCGACTTCCAATCCGAATTGGAGTTAGTGCGT